In Chondrinema litorale, the DNA window CAATATTGCCTGTTGAGACATATAATGTCGATACATAAAGTCATAAATCAATAATTCGTGTAATCGCTGTTTTGCAGGTAGAAGCCTATTTAGATGCATATGTAGTAAACTACTAACAGCACCGTCTAGCGAAGGCTTATTATGAGAGCTCATTATCTTTTCTGCCAGTAATTTTAATTTTTTATAAGGTTCACATAAGAATTGAAGAAAATCTATTTCTTCTGGCGTATTTTGGTTAAGCAGAGCCGAAATATCAGGACGGAAACTTCTATATTTTTTATCAAGTTGAAGTTTTAGGTTTTTGTCCATATTAAACTCTTCTGCAAAAGCAGTTTTGAGTTTTCTACTAATTTCTAATTTTTCAGATAAGGTATAATTGAAAACATCCAAAATAGCATTGCAAGCACTTATACCAAACAGCCAACGATGATGGGTAGCCTCATCGCTAAATGCCAATTGTTCTAGTGCTTCTAATATAAACTGGCTATCAGCAGCAAAAAGACTTTCGATTTCGGTGATGCTTTTCTTACCATACCTTTCTAGTTCTCTTCTATAAATAGCAGTTTGCGTTTGCCAAATGATGTTTTCTTCTTCATAAGGTTTAAGATATGTATTTATCTGCAAGATTACCTTGCCAATAACAGAGACTTTGGGTAAATGGAATCTTATTCTTATATGATGATCTGGATCTATAAATCGTATGAAAAACCATTTATCTATTAGATTTTCTGATCGAAGTAGCTCTATAAGTGGCTTTATCGTTTCAACCAGTATTTTATCTGCTGCATCAACTCCGCAATACAATTTATAGTACAACCATTCAGAACCTAGAGAAAATTCTCGTTGTACTTGGTTATCCGCTTTATCTTCAGCAATTATTTTAATCTGATGTGCTGCTTTTTGTTTTATTAAACTCGATATAAACTGATTTACAATGGGTTTACCATTAGCATCGGTTATAGGGTTTTTAGTTTTATCAAAAATAAATTCTTTGAGTGTTATCTCATCTCGGTTTTTAATCGTGTCAATCCAAGCTTTGGTCATTAAGTCATTTTCAAGATCAATCATTAATTCTCTGTCGGCATCTGCCAAAACAAAATAGCGAGGCAAATTCCATTTTTGCTGAAATTGCTTTAAAGCTTCTGGTATATCTTTTCCTTTGATCAACATATTAAACTCATCTTTTTGCAACTTCCAAGTAGCAGGGTAGAGTATGATATTTTTATAAATGATTCTCGGAATAAATGCAGTGCCCATTTGCTTGTGATCTGGCTGCAATTGTAAATAAGTCTGCAAACCTTGATTTTGTAGTTCAGCCAAAAAATGATAAATCGGCATTGATCGGTTTGTATAATTATGTGCCGAACTCAATCGAGGTACTATCACCTTATTCAATTTTTTAGACCTCAATACAAGCTGATTGTTTTTTACAGATATATATAAGTCTTGTAAGCTAATTTGTTGATCAGCCGCAACAGCAGATTTTGTGAGATAGGGGATCTCATATTCGCGAAAAACAGGTCTTAACAAAATGTTTCCAATTCTACTTTCTGGTAAATGAACAATCTCTGCAAATATCACATCAGTATTTTTAGCTTGTTCAAGCTCCGTAACCTCATTTACTACTTCATCGATTTTAGGATTTGCATGTGCAAACCTACCAAGCAAATTGGCAGCACTCGAACCACTAAAAGATTCTATAAAAAGCTTTTCATCATCCAACATGCGAAACATGACTGAAAGAGAAGGTGATAAGTTAAACTCTTGCTTAGGCAGTTTATTAAAAACTTGCTTATCTAGTTGAATGCAGAATTGACCATTTTTTTCTGCGGCTCTTACTTTCTCATATAAATACTGTGCAGCTACCGATCTTTCAATCTTTGTTGTTTTGATGTGATCATCATTCAATTCAATATCTTCTACTAATGGTGTATTGCCACTATTATCAACTTCACCAAAACCAATGCCCGATTCTGTATCTAAGACTTGCAGCAAGGGCATTTCCTTATCTTCGTATCGAGTATAAAACTCCTTTATAAAATTTTCGAGCAGTTTATTATCTCTTTTGGGTGTGAGGTATTGAAGCAGCTCAAAAGCTTCCATTATTTGTTGTTGATACTTTATATCCAATTTCTGTTCCTCATCTGGAAAAATCGTATCTGTTTGGAAAAGCTTATTCTGTTCAAATGGCACTTCCAGTTTTTCCAAAATGCTTATAATTTCCTCATAAGCAGCTAGGTTATTACCATTACCTCCATCAATACTTTTGAGTAGTTCATCAATTTGTTTAAGGTGATGAATGATTTGTTGCAACTCTTCATCTGGATTCGAACTCTCGATTCGCTCTAATACTTTTAATAATTGATAGATAAACTCTTCACCAGTGATGGCTGGCTCTAACTCACTTACTAAGAGTTGTGCAGAGATGAGTTGTTCTATAAACTCAAGGGCGGTGTCTTTATCAATTTCATCATCTATTATATAAGGAGCAATATTTTGAGGGTTACATCCAGTTTTACATATCTCAAAAGCTTTTTGCAAATACTCAGAGTTTTCAACTGCACTTATCTGATGGATGCGCTTGCCATCTACATATTGGTATTCTATATAGCGTATCTCATCTCCAATTTTATAAACACTGCTATTGGGGAAATACTTTAATTCATATTTAAGAAATTTTTTTTGTGCCAAATGTTGAGATAGTGCACAGAGGTAATGCATATCCAAACGGGTATGCTGTTGCTTTTTACTTGTATCTATTTTCAGATTTTGACTTTCATCCCAATTAACCACTGTGCAACCTGCGAACAAACCAAAAGGAGTACAGCGACTAAACATGCGTGTATAATACTTTATAAGTGTGTTTAGGATTTTCTGCTCCTCTTTAGGATTGGTTATTTGATTATTTACTAAAAGTTGACATTTACTATATACACTGGGTGATGCCAAATAAAGTGCTTCTAGAAAGTGGGCATCTTGCAAATGGCGAATAATGACTTCTTTGCTAACATCTCCTTGAAATGGCAGTGTAGGTGTGCGTAGTATAAGCTTAGGATGAAAGTTGTAGTCTGGTTTCATAATGGTATAGCAAGTCAAATTTTTCTATTGGGTAATATAGAAAATATCCTTCAAATCCAGAATTACTATTAATTAGTTATTAAAAAAAGCGAGTTC includes these proteins:
- a CDS encoding lantibiotic dehydratase; translation: MKPDYNFHPKLILRTPTLPFQGDVSKEVIIRHLQDAHFLEALYLASPSVYSKCQLLVNNQITNPKEEQKILNTLIKYYTRMFSRCTPFGLFAGCTVVNWDESQNLKIDTSKKQQHTRLDMHYLCALSQHLAQKKFLKYELKYFPNSSVYKIGDEIRYIEYQYVDGKRIHQISAVENSEYLQKAFEICKTGCNPQNIAPYIIDDEIDKDTALEFIEQLISAQLLVSELEPAITGEEFIYQLLKVLERIESSNPDEELQQIIHHLKQIDELLKSIDGGNGNNLAAYEEIISILEKLEVPFEQNKLFQTDTIFPDEEQKLDIKYQQQIMEAFELLQYLTPKRDNKLLENFIKEFYTRYEDKEMPLLQVLDTESGIGFGEVDNSGNTPLVEDIELNDDHIKTTKIERSVAAQYLYEKVRAAEKNGQFCIQLDKQVFNKLPKQEFNLSPSLSVMFRMLDDEKLFIESFSGSSAANLLGRFAHANPKIDEVVNEVTELEQAKNTDVIFAEIVHLPESRIGNILLRPVFREYEIPYLTKSAVAADQQISLQDLYISVKNNQLVLRSKKLNKVIVPRLSSAHNYTNRSMPIYHFLAELQNQGLQTYLQLQPDHKQMGTAFIPRIIYKNIILYPATWKLQKDEFNMLIKGKDIPEALKQFQQKWNLPRYFVLADADRELMIDLENDLMTKAWIDTIKNRDEITLKEFIFDKTKNPITDANGKPIVNQFISSLIKQKAAHQIKIIAEDKADNQVQREFSLGSEWLYYKLYCGVDAADKILVETIKPLIELLRSENLIDKWFFIRFIDPDHHIRIRFHLPKVSVIGKVILQINTYLKPYEEENIIWQTQTAIYRRELERYGKKSITEIESLFAADSQFILEALEQLAFSDEATHHRWLFGISACNAILDVFNYTLSEKLEISRKLKTAFAEEFNMDKNLKLQLDKKYRSFRPDISALLNQNTPEEIDFLQFLCEPYKKLKLLAEKIMSSHNKPSLDGAVSSLLHMHLNRLLPAKQRLHELLIYDFMYRHYMSQQAILKKKKDFSHG